The following DNA comes from Miscanthus floridulus cultivar M001 chromosome 5, ASM1932011v1, whole genome shotgun sequence.
GCATGCTTAGTGTCGTGGTGCACCATCTTGTTGGCTAGTAGTAGAAATGTTGTCAAAACACATGTCTTTGTAGATGGAGGAACCGAGACTAGCCGCCTCTGGTTTCCTGGTCAAGCAAGCAAGAACCTGGACGGTCATCACCTTTGTCAATGGGCACTTTTTTTGTCTTGTCATGTGGTTGAACGAAGTGGAGTGTCTTGTTGGCCAGCGCCATGCGTCCTCCTCATCTGTCGCTTTGCGCCGAGGTGAGGACTGAGGAGTGGCCGATATTTTTCTGCATCCGACGGCCCTCGTTGGCCTCGTGCGTGCACGTAAAAGGGAGGGCGCGGAGGTCAGTGCCGCCATGGAAATTGGAAAAGGAGGAGGGCAACCGCCCGAGCAGAGAAGAGCAGAGCAGGGCTGGGCTGGCATTATTTCctcaggccatgtttagttcggcTGGATTTGGCGTCGCCGAATTTCTTGTAGCACACTGTAGCATTTGTtcgtatttggtaataattgttcaatcattgactaattaggctcaaaacgttcgtctcgcaaagtacaactaaaccgtgcaattagtttttgatttcgtcaacatttagtactccatgcatgtaccgcaaatttgatatgacgggaaatcttctttttacatagtgtcaaagtttggatttttgggtaaactaaacatggcctcagTGGAAAAAAAGGACGAGCAGAGCAGGGCAACCCACGAGGAGTCGAGGACAGCTCCATGGACGTGGCTGGATCGTTCATTCGTCTCATTCTCACTGGCCTGACGCCGGCGGCGGCTCTCGCCATCTCTATCGCGGGTCTGCAGGTGTAATAAGTGCCGCCGCGGAACGAGACGAGAGCCCCGTCGGCGTCAGGCATTTGCTTCGGTGGGGACGCAATGCAACAGTCCAATGAGCAACACACGCATGGAAAACGAACGAATGGGACGGGACCCCTGCACCTGCGCGCTGACAAGACATGCACCGATGCAGGGCAGTCGCTCGCCACTTGCCACGCGGTCCGCCTCCCTCACACACgtggtttgatttttttttattactcaaatcaaacacaagatgaaagaaaAGGGTCGAATACCTGAGCTAGGGCACCCAAAATCAACCCACGCGGTAAGAAGTGCGCCGCTACacgtatttttttttttttttgcttgacaTTGATGCTCCTCTGTTTCCGTGTCCGGATGGGTGACCCCTAGCATTTGAACGAGGTGCCTCTCGTTTCTCACGTGGGACTAGTCTGACTAGACCTAGACGTACACGTACTACGTGTGTCTCTCGGCCACCGTGTTCGTCACATGACGCACGCACAACACTTGTCGGCAGACATCGCCACCCCAAGTGCAGGTACACGCCTCGCCCCGTCACTACACTGCGCGGCTTGCTTTGGAATCTCTCCGTGACAACAAGAATATATCTCTCCCTTTTTGAGACAAGAAAGAAGAAGTTttttcttcaaatttgcatcAATCATACTATCGATCATCTCAACTCTGAGGGGCAACGTGCGCTGGCACGGACCAGATGAAAATGTGAGGCTCGGCAAATTCAGGGCCAATGTCGCCAACACGAAACAAGAAACACACACATGGTGCAGCTGCGATGAAtgggacacacacacacacacgccgcAACTAGGGTTGTTGGAATCACCAGCAGGCGTATTGATTGCCACATGTGTCTGCCCCCCTGAACATTTTGCGGCCATGGCAGTGTGGCAGGCATGGACAGCCATGACCGGCAGCAGCCCTCTTGTGCAGCACATACACTATCTACTGTATGTACACTGTGGTAGTGGTAGTTAATTCTCTGAATCTCAAGTTtccttttcctttcttcttcttcgcagGTGGTCCCTGATCGCCGGTCATTTGCCCGGCCGAACAGACAACGAGATCAAAAACTACTGGAACTCGCACCTCAGCAGGCGGGCGGCCGACTTccgcgacggcgtcgtcgtcaaCATCGACCTCAGCAAGCTGCCCGGCGGCGGCAAGCGGCGCGGCGGCCGGGCCAGCCGAGGCATCGTGGCCGCGGCCAAGGCTGCTGCAGccaaggggaagaaggggaaggacgACAAGGACAAGAACAAGGTCGTCGCACAGGCGGAGCAGCTCaaggacaaggaggaggaggaggaggacgccaaCGTCTCAACTACGCCGAGGCCTCAGTCTGACTGCGCCACCGCCGCCCAGAGCGAGGAGCAAGCGCAGGCCAGCGCTAGCGGCCTGACCTCCGATGggcccgaggaggaggaggacacgcTGGCTCTGAGCGAGGAGATGGTGAGTGCGCTACTGGCGGCCCCCGGAAGCCCAAAGCTGGAGGCGGGCCCAGATGGCTCGTGCATGGACAGTGACAGTGGCCCGTCCGGGGACAGTGGCTGTGGGCCCGGTGGGCCTTCTGGCGACGTGGCCCAGGAGCTGGACCTGGACGACAATGCCATCATGGACTGGGACTTGATGGGGCTGGACATCTCGGCCgccgatgacatgtgggaccaccTCGTGTGGGACTACGACGA
Coding sequences within:
- the LOC136449888 gene encoding transcription factor MYB1-like, producing MGRAPCCEKVGLNKGRWTKEEDEILARYIKEHGEGSWRSLPKNAGLLRCGKSCRLRWINYLRADLKRGNITEEEEEMIIKLHATLGNRWSLIAGHLPGRTDNEIKNYWNSHLSRRAADFRDGVVVNIDLSKLPGGGKRRGGRASRGIVAAAKAAAAKGKKGKDDKDKNKVVAQAEQLKDKEEEEEDANVSTTPRPQSDCATAAQSEEQAQASASGLTSDGPEEEEDTLALSEEMVSALLAAPGSPKLEAGPDGSCMDSDSGPSGDSGCGPGGPSGDVAQELDLDDNAIMDWDLMGLDISAADDMWDHLVWDYDDETLGVPEPEGGEGHHQQQQQDEVMSDLFFLDNL